From Micromonospora rhizosphaerae, the proteins below share one genomic window:
- a CDS encoding zinc-binding dehydrogenase has product MRAVWLREFGGPEVLVPGPAPDPVPGPGQVLIEVAHANITFVETLFRATGFGPFTGAPPLIPGNGVGGLIAAVGPGVDPRLVGRRVVSGTGGSGGYAERVAVDRDAPFEVPAGLRLDEAVALLADGRTAVMLVQAAQLRAGDRVLVEAAAGGVGSLLVQLATAAGARVVAAAGGTRKVALLRERGVEVVVDYRQPDWTDQVRAATGGVDVVFDGVGGQLARAAFDLLGRGGRMLSFGLASGAWADLPADVAAARGVTLLRPSATPAELRAYTERALAEAAAGPLRPLIGQRFPLERAAEAHAAIESRATVGKTLLDV; this is encoded by the coding sequence GGGCAGGTGCTGATCGAGGTGGCCCACGCCAACATCACCTTCGTGGAGACGCTGTTCCGGGCGACCGGGTTCGGGCCGTTCACCGGCGCGCCGCCGCTGATCCCCGGCAACGGGGTCGGTGGCCTGATCGCCGCCGTGGGCCCCGGCGTCGACCCTCGGCTGGTGGGGCGGCGGGTGGTCAGCGGGACCGGCGGCTCCGGCGGCTACGCCGAGCGCGTGGCGGTCGACCGGGACGCCCCTTTCGAGGTGCCCGCCGGGCTGCGGCTGGACGAGGCGGTCGCGTTGCTCGCCGACGGTCGTACCGCCGTGATGCTGGTGCAGGCGGCTCAGTTGCGGGCCGGAGACCGGGTCCTGGTCGAGGCGGCGGCCGGCGGGGTCGGCAGCCTGCTGGTGCAGCTCGCGACGGCGGCCGGCGCGCGGGTCGTCGCGGCCGCCGGGGGTACCCGGAAGGTGGCGCTGCTGCGCGAGCGCGGCGTCGAGGTGGTGGTGGACTACCGGCAGCCGGACTGGACCGACCAGGTACGAGCGGCCACCGGCGGCGTGGACGTGGTCTTCGACGGGGTGGGTGGCCAGCTCGCCCGGGCCGCGTTCGACCTGCTGGGCCGGGGCGGGCGGATGCTCAGCTTCGGGCTGGCCAGCGGCGCCTGGGCAGACTTGCCGGCCGACGTCGCGGCGGCCCGCGGGGTGACCCTGCTCCGCCCGAGCGCCACACCCGCGGAGCTGCGCGCGTACACCGAGCGGGCGCTGGCCGAGGCGGCGGCCGGGCCGCTGCGGCCACTGATCGGGCAGCGTTTCCCGCTGGAGCGGGCCGCCGAGGCGCACGCCGCCATCGAATCCCGGGCCACGGTCGGCAAGACCCTGCTCGACGTCTGA
- a CDS encoding T3SS (YopN, CesT) and YbjN peptide-binding chaperone 1, translating to MTADHPSAPLDEPAGGTPEQYESILLDEPTTADLRAKVTEAWREFARALAERLRALPTGAHLEVTLDPTASGTGDAVYSISVDVGEEGKRFARAVGNATLPPGYRLDRAAVADMIALGWSPPGVVEGSGEQFGLDCSADESTRLAAVLSRTLRDVYGAPHPAFLVYLVNDAEGEPLPVEPLGTARSEFGAARDVEADLDEALAAAATAQAVENDVLALEERVRTVVSTMLKSKSDQLQIDSDGDINIRAGSAMVFVRVRDNPPLVDVFSPVLTEVEPTERLYVKLSELTNRMPIGRLYCADDTVWASIPVFGRNFQPTHLMLAVQVMTGLADELDDRLHGEFGGKRFFGEGDKPARSQGEHRTGMYL from the coding sequence ATGACGGCAGACCACCCCTCGGCGCCGCTGGATGAGCCCGCCGGGGGCACGCCGGAGCAGTACGAGTCGATCCTGCTGGACGAGCCGACCACGGCCGACCTGCGGGCCAAGGTGACTGAGGCCTGGCGGGAGTTCGCCCGCGCACTGGCCGAGCGGCTGCGGGCCCTGCCCACCGGCGCGCACCTGGAGGTGACCCTCGACCCGACGGCCTCCGGGACGGGAGACGCCGTCTACTCGATCAGCGTGGATGTCGGCGAGGAGGGGAAGCGCTTCGCGCGGGCGGTCGGCAACGCCACCCTGCCGCCGGGCTACCGGCTCGACCGGGCGGCGGTGGCCGACATGATCGCGCTCGGCTGGTCTCCGCCCGGGGTGGTGGAGGGCTCCGGCGAGCAGTTCGGCCTGGACTGTTCGGCCGACGAGTCCACCCGGCTCGCGGCCGTGCTCTCCCGCACCCTCCGCGACGTCTACGGCGCCCCGCACCCCGCCTTCCTCGTCTATCTGGTGAACGACGCGGAGGGGGAGCCGCTGCCGGTGGAGCCGCTGGGTACGGCGCGCAGCGAGTTCGGCGCGGCCCGGGACGTGGAGGCCGACCTCGACGAGGCGTTGGCTGCCGCGGCGACCGCGCAGGCGGTCGAGAACGACGTGCTGGCGCTCGAGGAGCGCGTCCGCACGGTCGTCTCCACCATGCTCAAGTCGAAGTCCGACCAGTTGCAGATCGACTCGGACGGCGACATCAACATCCGGGCCGGATCGGCCATGGTCTTCGTCCGGGTACGGGACAACCCACCCCTGGTCGACGTATTCTCCCCGGTGCTCACCGAGGTCGAGCCGACCGAACGCCTCTACGTCAAGCTGTCCGAGCTGACCAACCGGATGCCGATCGGCCGGCTCTACTGCGCCGACGACACGGTCTGGGCCTCCATCCCGGTCTTCGGCCGGAACTTCCAGCCCACCCACCTGATGCTCGCCGTCCAGGTGATGACCGGCCTGGCCGACGAGCTGGACGATCGGCTGCACGGGGAGTTCGGCGGCAAACGCTTCTTCGGCGAGGGGGACAAGCCGGCCCGGTCCCAGGGCGAGCACCGCACCGGCATGTACCTCTGA
- a CDS encoding DUF6457 domain-containing protein: MTVMDDWVTAACAELGLDPARVSVPIVLDLAKDVAHQVLRPGAPVTAYLLGLAVGRGADLADTAARLSGLAGTWPVELDGTAPTE, encoded by the coding sequence ATGACGGTGATGGACGACTGGGTCACGGCGGCCTGCGCGGAGCTGGGCCTCGACCCGGCTCGGGTGTCGGTGCCGATCGTGCTCGACCTGGCCAAGGACGTGGCCCACCAGGTGCTGCGCCCGGGAGCGCCGGTCACCGCGTACCTGCTGGGACTCGCCGTGGGACGCGGGGCCGACCTCGCCGACACCGCGGCCCGGCTCAGCGGGCTGGCCGGGACCTGGCCGGTTGAGCTGGACGGCACCGCGCCGACCGAGTAG
- the mobA gene encoding molybdenum cofactor guanylyltransferase — protein MTAYAAVVLAGGAARRMGGVDKPALPVGGRPMRDRVLAAVADAEPRILVGPAGPVPEGVRVTREEPPGGGPVAATAAGLALLDRATTTVALLAADLPLLTSEAVGDLRRRLGGSAVDGACYVDGDGRRQQLCGVWRVAALRAALDRLAGQRSGSLDGAPVRALLAGMTVLEVPWSGSGPPPWFDCDTDEDVRRAEEWTR, from the coding sequence GTGACGGCGTACGCGGCGGTGGTGCTCGCGGGCGGCGCGGCGCGGCGGATGGGCGGGGTGGACAAGCCCGCGCTTCCGGTCGGCGGCCGGCCGATGCGGGACCGGGTGCTCGCGGCGGTCGCCGACGCCGAGCCGCGGATCCTGGTCGGTCCGGCCGGCCCGGTCCCGGAGGGCGTCCGGGTGACCCGCGAGGAGCCGCCGGGCGGTGGCCCGGTGGCGGCCACGGCGGCCGGCCTCGCTCTGCTGGACCGCGCTACGACCACGGTGGCCCTGCTCGCCGCCGACCTGCCGCTGCTCACTTCCGAGGCGGTCGGCGACCTGCGGCGCCGGCTCGGCGGGTCGGCGGTCGACGGTGCCTGCTACGTCGACGGCGACGGTCGGCGGCAACAGCTCTGCGGCGTGTGGCGGGTCGCCGCGTTGCGGGCCGCTCTCGACCGGCTCGCCGGGCAGCGGAGCGGCAGCCTCGACGGGGCCCCGGTGCGCGCGCTGCTGGCCGGGATGACGGTGCTGGAGGTGCCCTGGTCCGGCTCCGGCCCGCCACCCTGGTTTGACTGCGACACTGACGAGGACGTACGCCGGGCCGAGGAGTGGACACGATGA
- the fdhD gene encoding formate dehydrogenase accessory sulfurtransferase FdhD has product MGRATDRRSVLRIDLDAAANGRARVKRQDTLAVEEPLEIRVGPAGPGRRRPLAVTMRTPGDDLDLAIGFLLTEGLIRSTDDVHTAQLCAGAETPNTYNVVDVVLTPGVPEPSTDPARNFYTTSSCGVCGKASIDSVRTRSLFAVAEDPMAVPAEVLVALPDRLRAAQRAFERTGGLHAAGLFTPDGELVVLREDVGRHNAVDKVVGWAVRERRLPLVGHVLMVSGRASFELTQKAWMAGVPMLAAVSAPSTLAVELAEEAGMTLVGFLRGRSMNVYAGAERIAE; this is encoded by the coding sequence ATGGGACGGGCGACTGATCGGCGGAGTGTGCTCCGGATCGACCTCGACGCGGCGGCGAACGGGCGCGCTCGGGTGAAGCGCCAGGACACCCTGGCCGTCGAGGAGCCGCTGGAGATCCGGGTCGGCCCGGCAGGGCCCGGCCGACGGCGGCCGCTCGCGGTCACCATGCGCACCCCCGGCGACGACCTGGACCTGGCGATCGGCTTCCTGCTCACCGAGGGCCTGATCAGGTCCACCGACGACGTGCACACCGCCCAGCTCTGCGCCGGGGCGGAGACGCCGAACACGTACAACGTGGTCGACGTGGTGCTGACCCCGGGCGTGCCGGAGCCCAGCACCGACCCGGCCCGCAACTTCTACACGACCAGCTCCTGCGGGGTCTGCGGCAAGGCCAGCATCGACTCGGTGCGGACCCGTTCGCTCTTCGCCGTGGCGGAGGACCCGATGGCCGTGCCGGCAGAGGTACTGGTCGCCCTGCCGGACCGGCTGCGGGCGGCGCAGCGGGCCTTCGAACGCACCGGCGGCCTGCACGCGGCGGGCCTGTTCACCCCGGACGGCGAGCTCGTGGTGCTGCGCGAGGACGTGGGCCGGCACAACGCGGTGGACAAGGTGGTCGGCTGGGCGGTCCGCGAGCGGCGCCTGCCGCTGGTCGGGCACGTGCTGATGGTCTCCGGCCGGGCCAGTTTCGAGCTGACCCAGAAGGCGTGGATGGCGGGCGTCCCCATGCTCGCGGCGGTCTCCGCGCCCAGCACCCTCGCCGTTGAACTGGCCGAGGAGGCCGGGATGACGCTGGTCGGCTTCCTCCGCGGCCGGTCAATGAACGTCTACGCCGGCGCCGAGCGGATCGCCGAGTAA
- a CDS encoding XRE family transcriptional regulator, which translates to MNRRQVLGLTAGIVGPVVAGELIRAGFTAALDGRGAEENWRDRVDQYGRDYMAVGAAVLQARLAGDLVILQQHLDTPRMWGHAARALVTYGKTTPNPAEAIRWYDLAAAAADRSDDLGVRVWVRGRAAIALAYEGAALPTARRYADQAIGLSDRPSLGRVQALMARAHVAAGRGDQAGAIALDTEARQVFDRVASPDAEVSDTAVPPWRMATFRSMLYARLGLPGPGVEAQEEADRTRPPGLPRFATHIELHRGLTMAKAGDKAGGVAYARRAWEALPAERRSQSLALMLREVERA; encoded by the coding sequence GTGAACCGTCGGCAGGTGCTCGGCCTGACGGCCGGAATAGTCGGCCCGGTCGTGGCCGGCGAACTCATCCGGGCCGGTTTCACCGCGGCGCTCGACGGCCGAGGGGCGGAAGAGAACTGGCGCGATCGGGTCGACCAGTACGGCCGGGACTACATGGCGGTGGGGGCGGCCGTGCTTCAGGCCCGCCTCGCGGGTGACCTCGTGATCCTTCAGCAGCACCTCGACACGCCCCGGATGTGGGGGCACGCTGCGCGAGCGTTGGTGACCTATGGCAAGACCACGCCCAACCCCGCCGAGGCGATCCGGTGGTACGACCTGGCCGCGGCGGCGGCGGATCGCTCCGACGACCTGGGCGTCCGGGTGTGGGTCCGGGGCCGGGCAGCGATCGCGCTCGCCTACGAAGGCGCGGCGCTGCCCACGGCGCGGCGGTACGCGGACCAGGCGATCGGGCTGTCTGATCGGCCGTCGCTCGGCCGCGTCCAGGCACTGATGGCGCGGGCGCACGTCGCGGCCGGACGCGGGGACCAGGCCGGCGCGATCGCGCTGGACACGGAAGCCCGGCAGGTCTTCGATCGCGTCGCCTCGCCGGACGCGGAGGTCTCGGACACGGCGGTCCCGCCGTGGCGGATGGCGACCTTCCGCAGCATGCTCTACGCCCGCCTGGGGCTCCCGGGCCCCGGCGTCGAGGCCCAGGAAGAGGCCGACCGGACGCGGCCTCCGGGGCTGCCGCGCTTCGCGACACACATCGAGCTACACCGGGGCCTGACCATGGCGAAGGCCGGCGACAAGGCTGGCGGCGTCGCGTATGCCCGGCGGGCATGGGAGGCGCTACCCGCCGAGCGGCGGTCGCAGAGCCTCGCGCTGATGCTCCGCGAGGTCGAGCGGGCCTGA
- a CDS encoding helix-turn-helix domain-containing protein has product MDDLGAQLRQARTEAGVTLASVAARSCYSASHLSNVEAGRRAATPDIVLAYAGARGG; this is encoded by the coding sequence GTGGACGACCTCGGCGCGCAGTTGCGGCAGGCTCGTACCGAGGCGGGCGTCACGCTCGCCTCGGTGGCGGCCCGGTCGTGCTACTCGGCCTCGCACCTGAGCAACGTTGAGGCCGGGCGGAGGGCCGCGACGCCTGACATCGTGCTCGCCTACGCGGGCGCTCGGGGAGGGTGA
- a CDS encoding flavin reductase, with protein sequence MSRPPRPHLPMRPLWRCRACGAEWPCQAARLALLVDYRDDRAGLLVYLSTLMAEAGTQLSQLNGHALPENLTERFLAWARAR encoded by the coding sequence ATGAGCCGACCCCCACGCCCTCACCTCCCGATGCGTCCGCTCTGGCGCTGCCGCGCCTGTGGGGCTGAGTGGCCCTGCCAGGCCGCCCGGCTTGCCCTGCTGGTCGATTACCGCGATGACCGGGCGGGCCTGTTGGTGTACCTGAGCACGCTGATGGCCGAGGCCGGGACGCAGCTCTCGCAGCTCAACGGACACGCTCTGCCCGAGAACCTGACCGAGCGCTTCCTAGCCTGGGCCCGCGCCCGATAG
- a CDS encoding DUF4192 domain-containing protein has product MTPTDRPRLAVRSPADLIAAVPYLLGFHPADSVVVVALRGRRVIFAARGDLPEPGADPRPAARHLAGVIGRQGAESATVIGYGPAARVTGAVDAVGEALTVAGLLVLDALRVTEGRWWSYLCAEPDCCPPDGTAYDPAASEVSAAAVFAGQVALPDRAALTAQVAPLDGPARVAMRRATARARRRLVALTEEAAETALAGGRSVRSAGVAAVRTALRRHRRGERLTDDEVAWLTVILTELPVRDHAWERTDGRDPDISLWTDVLRRAEPELIAAPGSLLAFAAWRAGQGALAAVALERVLEVHPDYSLAMLLDDLLRRGLPPSELDGWPAVDGPNVVRRRSRRRISRRSI; this is encoded by the coding sequence ATGACACCGACCGACCGCCCCCGGCTCGCCGTCCGTTCGCCCGCCGACCTCATCGCCGCCGTGCCGTACCTGCTCGGCTTCCATCCCGCCGACAGCGTGGTCGTGGTGGCGCTGCGCGGTCGGCGGGTCATCTTCGCCGCCCGGGGTGACCTGCCCGAGCCGGGCGCCGATCCGCGCCCGGCCGCGCGACATCTGGCCGGCGTCATCGGTCGGCAGGGCGCCGAGTCGGCCACGGTGATCGGCTACGGGCCGGCCGCCCGGGTGACCGGGGCCGTGGACGCGGTGGGCGAGGCGCTCACCGTGGCGGGGCTGCTCGTGCTGGACGCGCTGCGGGTGACCGAGGGCCGCTGGTGGTCCTACCTCTGCGCCGAGCCCGACTGCTGCCCGCCCGACGGCACCGCGTACGACCCGGCGGCCAGCGAGGTCAGCGCGGCGGCGGTCTTCGCCGGTCAGGTCGCCCTCCCCGACCGGGCCGCGCTGACCGCGCAGGTGGCCCCGCTCGACGGACCGGCCCGGGTGGCCATGCGCCGGGCCACCGCCCGGGCCCGCCGGCGGCTGGTCGCCCTGACCGAGGAGGCGGCGGAGACCGCCCTGGCCGGCGGCCGGTCGGTGCGCTCGGCCGGGGTGGCGGCGGTCCGCACCGCGCTGCGCCGCCACCGGCGGGGCGAGCGGCTGACCGACGACGAGGTGGCCTGGCTGACGGTAATCCTCACCGAGTTGCCCGTACGCGACCACGCGTGGGAGCGGACCGACGGGCGGGACCCGGACATCAGCCTCTGGACCGACGTGCTGCGCCGCGCCGAGCCGGAGCTGATCGCCGCCCCGGGCAGCCTGCTCGCCTTCGCCGCCTGGCGCGCCGGGCAGGGCGCCCTCGCGGCGGTGGCGTTGGAACGGGTCCTGGAGGTCCACCCCGACTATTCGCTGGCGATGCTCCTCGACGACCTGCTTCGGCGCGGCCTACCCCCGTCCGAACTGGACGGCTGGCCGGCCGTTGACGGGCCCAACGTGGTGCGTCGGCGGTCCCGCCGCCGCATATCCCGCCGAAGCATCTGA
- a CDS encoding fructosamine kinase family protein, protein MDLAYLRAHPEHLPTFLTHQRIRETPVSGGDICAASRLTLDDGHSVFAKTWPETAGRPAPEDFFATEAAGLRWLRAAGTVAVPEVIVALPQLLALDWVEPGEPTPEAAERFGRELAGLHRAGAPAFGAEWTGFIGALPQDNTPDPGPWSDWFARRRLAPYLRTSVDNGALTKAEAGLVEELIDRIGELGGDEPPARIHGDLWPGNLLWGADDRVRLVDPAAHGGHRETDLAQLALFGGAPHLDRILATYDETWPLADGWRERVPLHQLHLLLVHTALFGAAYRDAVGTAARAALRGAGRATVDR, encoded by the coding sequence ATGGACCTGGCGTACCTGCGGGCGCACCCGGAGCACCTGCCGACCTTCCTGACCCATCAGCGGATCCGGGAGACGCCCGTCTCCGGCGGTGACATCTGCGCCGCGTCCCGGCTCACCCTGGACGACGGCCACTCGGTCTTCGCCAAGACCTGGCCGGAGACGGCGGGGCGGCCGGCGCCGGAGGACTTCTTCGCCACGGAGGCGGCCGGGCTGCGCTGGCTGCGCGCGGCGGGCACGGTCGCCGTACCGGAGGTGATCGTGGCGCTGCCGCAACTGCTGGCGCTCGACTGGGTGGAGCCCGGCGAGCCGACGCCGGAGGCGGCCGAACGGTTCGGCCGGGAGCTGGCCGGGCTGCACCGCGCCGGGGCGCCGGCGTTCGGCGCGGAGTGGACCGGCTTCATCGGCGCTCTGCCCCAGGACAACACCCCGGACCCCGGGCCGTGGTCGGACTGGTTCGCCCGCCGCCGGCTCGCGCCATACCTGCGGACGTCCGTCGACAACGGCGCCCTCACGAAGGCGGAGGCCGGCCTGGTCGAGGAGCTGATCGACCGGATCGGAGAGCTGGGCGGCGACGAGCCGCCGGCCCGCATCCACGGCGACCTCTGGCCGGGCAACCTGCTCTGGGGCGCCGATGACCGGGTCCGGCTGGTCGACCCGGCCGCGCACGGCGGGCACCGGGAGACGGACCTCGCCCAGCTCGCGCTCTTCGGCGGCGCGCCGCACCTGGACCGGATCCTGGCCACCTACGACGAGACGTGGCCGCTGGCCGACGGATGGCGGGAACGGGTGCCGCTGCACCAGCTCCACCTGCTGCTGGTGCACACCGCTCTGTTCGGCGCGGCGTACCGGGACGCGGTGGGCACGGCCGCCCGAGCCGCGCTGCGGGGCGCCGGACGCGCTACCGTCGACAGGTGA
- the moaA gene encoding GTP 3',8-cyclase MoaA yields the protein MTAAPPTDGPLVDRYRRVARDLRVSLTDKCNLRCTYCMPAEGLPWLAGPQLLDDDEIVRLVRVAVHRLGVTEVRFTGGEPLIRPGLVGIVAAVAALEPRPRISLTTNGIGLARLAPTLRAAGLDRVNVSLDTLDRARFAELTRRDRLTDVLAGLAGAAAAGLTPVKINSVLMRGVNDDEAPALLRFALAQGYELRFIEQMPLDAQHGWDRTTMVTAEQILASLGREFTLTPDPAERGAAPAETWLVDGGPSRVGVIASVTRPFCGDCDRTRLTADGQVRACLFATEESDLRGALRAGADDDELARRWRAAMWGKRAGHGIDDPTFLQPARPMSAIGG from the coding sequence GTGACCGCCGCCCCGCCGACCGACGGCCCCCTTGTCGACCGGTACCGTCGCGTCGCCCGGGACCTGCGCGTCTCGCTGACCGACAAGTGCAACCTGCGCTGCACCTACTGCATGCCGGCCGAGGGACTGCCCTGGCTGGCCGGGCCGCAGCTGCTCGACGACGACGAGATCGTCCGGCTGGTCCGGGTCGCGGTGCACCGGCTCGGCGTCACCGAGGTCCGCTTCACCGGCGGGGAGCCGCTGATCCGGCCAGGGCTGGTCGGCATCGTGGCCGCGGTGGCCGCGCTGGAGCCGCGCCCCCGGATCTCGCTGACCACCAACGGCATCGGGCTGGCGCGGCTCGCGCCGACGCTGCGCGCCGCCGGCCTGGACCGGGTCAACGTCTCGCTGGACACCCTGGACCGGGCCCGGTTCGCCGAGCTGACCCGGCGGGACCGGCTGACCGACGTGCTCGCCGGGCTGGCCGGGGCGGCCGCCGCCGGACTGACCCCGGTGAAAATCAACTCGGTGCTGATGCGCGGCGTCAACGACGACGAGGCGCCGGCGCTGCTGCGCTTCGCCCTAGCGCAGGGCTACGAGCTGCGGTTCATCGAGCAGATGCCGCTGGACGCCCAGCACGGCTGGGACCGTACGACGATGGTCACCGCCGAGCAGATCCTGGCCTCGCTGGGCCGCGAGTTCACCCTGACGCCCGACCCCGCCGAGCGGGGGGCGGCACCGGCCGAGACCTGGCTGGTGGACGGCGGCCCGTCCCGGGTCGGCGTGATCGCCAGCGTGACCCGCCCGTTCTGCGGCGACTGCGACCGCACCCGGCTCACCGCCGACGGCCAGGTCCGCGCCTGCCTCTTCGCCACTGAGGAGTCCGACCTGCGCGGCGCGCTGCGCGCCGGGGCGGACGACGACGAGCTGGCCCGGCGCTGGCGGGCGGCGATGTGGGGCAAGCGCGCCGGCCACGGCATCGACGACCCGACCTTCCTGCAACCCGCCCGGCCGATGTCGGCGATCGGAGGCTGA
- a CDS encoding MoaD/ThiS family protein, translating to MELTVRYFAGARAAAGRAEETVPAGRSLDELTDHLATRHGERLAKVLTVASFLVDGVTCHDRQAPLPAGATIDVLPPFAGG from the coding sequence GTGGAACTCACCGTCCGGTACTTCGCCGGTGCCCGGGCCGCGGCCGGCCGGGCCGAGGAGACCGTCCCCGCCGGCCGATCGTTGGACGAACTCACCGATCACCTGGCCACGCGGCACGGAGAGCGGCTGGCCAAGGTGCTGACGGTGGCGAGCTTTCTGGTCGACGGCGTGACCTGCCATGATCGTCAGGCGCCGCTGCCGGCCGGGGCCACCATCGACGTCCTGCCCCCCTTCGCGGGCGGCTGA